From a single Coturnix japonica isolate 7356 chromosome 18, Coturnix japonica 2.1, whole genome shotgun sequence genomic region:
- the GALR2 gene encoding galanin receptor type 2, translating into MNGSAAGWDEGWHPESVLIPLAYLLIFLLGTVGNSLVLAVLLRNGQVKNTTNLFILNLGVADLCFILFCVPFQATIYTLDGWVFGSFLCKAVHFFIYLTMYASSFTLATVSLDRYLAIRYPLHSRELRTPRNALVAICFIWALSFIFSSPYLSYYQQFQLANLTVCHPVWAISQRKVMDLCTFIFSYIIPVLILSLTYTRTIRYLWRSVDPLQEMSESKKAKRKVTRMIIIVAVLFCLCWLPHHLVILCVWFGYFPLNHTTYVLRILSHLISYANSCVNPVVYALVSKHFRKGFKKIFICLLHKKAANKVHAAQGTNTVSMLEAELSEETRLSEAEPGCSSVRCKAQPWGEAGLGGCGQKADGGSFVTFHVT; encoded by the exons ATGAACGGCTCGGCAGCCGGCTGGGATGAGGGCTGGCATCCCGAGTCGGTGCTCATCCCCTTGGCTTatctcctcatcttcctcctggGCACAGTTGGCAACAGCCTGGTGCTGGCGGTGCTGCTGCGCAACGGGCAGGTGAAGAACACCACCAACCTCTTCATCCTCAACCTGGGGGTGGCCGACCTCTGCTTCATCCTCTTCTGCGTCCCATTCCAAGCCACCATCTACACGCTGGATGGATGGGTGTTCGGGTCCTTCCTGTGTAAAGCCGTCCACTTCTTCATCTACCTCACCATGTACGCCAGCAGCTTCACCTTGGCCACCGTCTCCCTGGACAG GTACTTGGCCATACGATATCCCCTGCATTCACGGGAGCTGCGGACGCCCAGGAACGCACTGGTGGCCATCTGCTTCATCTGGGCACTCTCCTTCATTTTCTCGAGCCCTTACCTCAGCTACTACCAACAGTTCCAGCTGGCCAACCTGACCGTCTGCCACCCGGTCTGGGCCATCTCCCAGCGTAAAGTCATGGATCTCTGCACCTTCATCTTCAGCTACATCATCCCGGTGTTGATCCTCAGCCTCACTTACACCCGGACCATCCGCTACCTCTGGAGGTCTGTGGACCCTCTCCAAGAGATGTCAGAGTCCAAGAAAGCCAAGAGGAAAGTCACCAGGATGATCATCATCGTGGCCGTGCTGTTCTGCCTCTGCTGGCTGCCCCACCACCTGGTCATCCTCTGCGTTTGGTTCGGCTATTTCCCCCTCAATCACACCACGTACGTCCTGCGCATCCTCTCGCACCTCATCTCCTACGCCAACTCCTGCGTCAACCCCGTTGTCTACGCCCTTGTCTCCAAGCATTTCCGCAAGGGTTTCAAGAAGATCTTCATCTGCCTCTTGCACAAGAAGGCGGCCAACAAGGTGCACGCAGCGCAGGGGACCAACACGGTCAGCATGTTGGAGGCAGAGCTCAGCGAGGAGACGCGTCTCAGTGAGGCCGAGCCTGGCTGCTCCTCGGTGCGCTGCAAAGCTCAGCCCTGGGGGGAGGCAGGACTGGGGGGATGTGGGCAGAAAGCTGATGGCGGCTCCTTCGTCACCTTCCATGTCACATAG